From Thermogladius calderae 1633, a single genomic window includes:
- a CDS encoding mRNA surveillance protein pelota, translating into MKILEADEKKGVYKILVEDEEDLWALRNILREGDLVEAVTTREVKPGEGGESRRFPMVLRVRVKDVEFQPFTDRLRIRGVVVEGPDKFGVVGKHHTLSIKPGDTVVFVEKELDDFSRRFIETYSRKRRILVVALDYDEVCISLVSEQGVKAVREYYTNLPGKDAVEEYEESVRRMVEQVVEEVVEYSRSLRVDGVIVGSPGFLKDEVVARLKSRGLDKPLFADSVSYGGCKGVDEILRRGGEKNVVRELNITAAVKYFEEFKETVTRDPEQVAYGLENVAKAVEPNAVRVLLVSSRLLWSGGEGVDPNAVVLEAFKKRAEVYIVPPDSNIAPELEGFGGIVALLRFRLPLG; encoded by the coding sequence TTGAAGATCCTCGAAGCAGACGAGAAGAAGGGGGTCTACAAGATCCTGGTCGAGGACGAAGAGGACCTGTGGGCACTGAGGAACATACTGAGAGAGGGCGACCTGGTCGAGGCTGTTACGACCAGGGAGGTCAAGCCTGGGGAGGGCGGTGAGAGCCGGCGGTTCCCAATGGTACTCAGGGTGAGAGTGAAGGACGTAGAATTCCAGCCTTTCACGGACAGGCTCAGGATCAGGGGGGTTGTCGTCGAGGGGCCCGACAAGTTCGGTGTCGTGGGTAAACACCACACACTCAGCATAAAGCCGGGGGACACCGTGGTCTTCGTCGAGAAGGAGCTCGACGACTTTAGCAGGAGGTTTATCGAGACCTACTCGAGGAAGAGGAGGATACTCGTCGTAGCACTAGACTACGACGAGGTCTGCATATCCCTGGTGTCGGAACAGGGTGTCAAGGCTGTGAGAGAGTACTACACCAACCTGCCCGGGAAAGACGCTGTAGAGGAGTACGAGGAATCCGTCAGGAGGATGGTAGAGCAGGTCGTCGAGGAAGTAGTCGAGTACTCCAGGTCGCTCAGAGTAGACGGCGTCATAGTAGGCTCACCGGGTTTCCTGAAAGACGAGGTCGTAGCCAGGCTGAAGAGCAGGGGGCTCGACAAGCCGCTGTTCGCGGACTCCGTATCCTACGGTGGTTGCAAGGGCGTTGACGAGATACTGAGGAGGGGCGGCGAAAAGAACGTCGTGAGGGAGCTGAACATAACGGCGGCCGTGAAGTACTTCGAGGAGTTCAAGGAAACCGTGACGCGAGACCCGGAGCAGGTGGCCTACGGGCTGGAGAACGTCGCGAAGGCCGTGGAGCCCAACGCTGTGAGAGTACTACTGGTGTCCAGCAGGCTCCTCTGGTCCGGCGGGGAGGGCGTAGACCCCAACGCCGTCGTGCTCGAGGCCTTCAAGAAGAGAGCCGAGGTCTACATCGTGCCACCGGACTCCAACATCGCGCCGGAGCTGGAGGGTTTCGGCGGCATAGTAGCCCTCCTCAGGTTCAGGCTCCCCCTGGGCTAA
- a CDS encoding nucleotidyltransferase domain-containing protein — translation MVREKVEKTPEYREVEYTPDHWVLLAELRRTAGELMSVLASRGLYSVVHGSIARGDVHEKSDIDVFIPYVISSFKLEQVLEDAGLKVYSRTIIMATPQSTPKAYYALDPEERVVISYPLAKLKPREIEFYKFGGMLELEELERGVRKPGVNKKLVLIVPSEKGHLEAPVIGFESYVARVIGVSVDTVLERVRVLTRRDEVGRTGVFLKINVPSTLSIEEALAEETTRNQYLRRVLVEADLL, via the coding sequence ATGGTCAGAGAGAAGGTCGAGAAGACGCCCGAATACCGGGAGGTCGAGTACACTCCCGACCACTGGGTGCTACTAGCCGAGTTGAGGAGGACGGCAGGGGAGTTGATGAGTGTACTGGCCTCTCGCGGGCTGTACTCCGTAGTCCACGGGAGTATCGCTCGGGGCGACGTCCACGAGAAGAGCGATATCGACGTCTTCATACCATACGTTATATCGTCCTTCAAGCTCGAGCAAGTCCTGGAAGACGCCGGGCTGAAAGTCTACTCTAGGACCATCATCATGGCCACGCCCCAGAGCACCCCCAAGGCGTACTACGCTCTAGACCCCGAGGAGAGAGTCGTTATCAGCTACCCGCTCGCAAAGCTGAAGCCCCGCGAGATAGAGTTCTACAAGTTCGGGGGCATGCTCGAGCTCGAGGAGCTGGAGAGGGGCGTCCGGAAGCCGGGTGTCAACAAGAAGCTCGTCCTGATAGTCCCCTCGGAGAAGGGCCACCTGGAGGCACCGGTGATAGGCTTCGAGAGCTACGTGGCTAGGGTCATAGGAGTCAGCGTCGACACAGTCCTTGAGAGGGTGCGGGTCTTGACCAGGAGGGACGAGGTCGGCAGGACCGGCGTCTTCCTAAAGATAAACGTGCCTTCAACGCTGAGCATCGAAGAGGCCTTAGCCGAGGAGACGACCAGGAACCAGTACTTGCGGAGGGTACTCGTCGAGGCCGACCTCCTCTGA
- a CDS encoding site-2 protease family protein: protein MNTALTVLGGLLAAWSTLNLLYYRKREFFESRRIRLMYGGVLVYRAGRVRGASGAWRRASVLLVASYAVSVAWFFLVVYSGIDAKLNGTGALRVLVPGVDITGLDLVYFVVAVGVAVVLHELFHGKTAVSHNVGVKSFGLAVAVIVPLAFTEIEESDFNKSSRFVKTSILAAGVAANLALGLLGLALFNIAASPSGVLVTGVVPGSLASRAGIEPYSILLSVNGVSLRGVEDLRSLLSNTTTTVLNITLLTPRGVVETISIVRNATERALGVYVTTPPASWLIDAVGVYPAVQFMRAFFWLYLVNFNLAILNAAPLFITDGGRIVFEVLGERFKKAALLVNAASLLALVLSLAPVP from the coding sequence TTGAACACCGCTCTCACAGTGCTGGGGGGTCTACTGGCCGCCTGGTCTACTCTAAACCTGCTTTACTACCGCAAGAGGGAGTTCTTCGAGTCGAGGCGTATACGGCTGATGTACGGTGGTGTACTCGTTTACCGCGCCGGGAGAGTGAGAGGAGCCAGTGGAGCCTGGAGGCGGGCGTCTGTACTACTGGTCGCCTCATACGCAGTCTCGGTCGCGTGGTTCTTCCTAGTAGTGTACAGCGGTATCGATGCGAAGCTCAACGGTACAGGCGCCTTGAGAGTCCTCGTCCCCGGCGTCGACATCACGGGTCTCGACCTGGTCTACTTCGTCGTAGCCGTGGGGGTCGCGGTGGTCTTGCACGAGCTCTTCCACGGGAAAACAGCGGTAAGCCACAACGTGGGAGTGAAGTCCTTCGGCCTCGCTGTAGCCGTCATCGTACCCCTGGCTTTCACCGAGATCGAGGAGTCGGACTTTAACAAGTCGAGCCGCTTCGTTAAAACGAGTATTCTCGCGGCCGGGGTGGCCGCGAACCTGGCTCTCGGCTTACTAGGCCTAGCCCTCTTCAATATCGCCGCGTCGCCCAGCGGTGTACTGGTCACCGGCGTAGTCCCGGGCAGCCTCGCCTCCAGAGCTGGTATCGAGCCCTACAGCATCCTGCTGAGCGTTAACGGGGTCAGCCTGAGAGGCGTAGAAGACCTAAGGTCTCTGCTATCTAACACGACTACTACGGTATTGAACATAACGCTCCTGACTCCTAGGGGCGTGGTCGAGACTATCTCCATAGTGAGAAACGCTACCGAGAGGGCGCTGGGCGTGTACGTGACTACGCCCCCCGCGAGCTGGCTTATCGACGCGGTCGGGGTCTACCCCGCAGTCCAGTTCATGAGAGCCTTCTTCTGGCTCTACCTAGTGAACTTCAACCTCGCTATACTGAACGCGGCCCCCCTCTTCATCACGGACGGGGGTAGGATAGTCTTCGAGGTCTTAGGCGAGAGGTTCAAGAAGGCGGCTCTCTTGGTCAACGCGGCCTCGCTGCTCGCCCTAGTCTTATCGCTCGCTCCTGTCCCCTAG
- a CDS encoding LSM domain-containing protein has product MAETTYKLLEENVGKIVLIKMKGEVSIRGKLRSYDQHLNIVLDDAEEVRGDGSSRKLGTLVIRGDTVVLISPLQA; this is encoded by the coding sequence ATTGCTGAGACAACGTACAAGCTGCTCGAAGAGAACGTTGGTAAAATAGTGCTGATCAAAATGAAAGGCGAGGTCTCTATAAGAGGGAAGCTCAGGAGCTACGACCAGCACTTGAACATAGTCCTCGACGACGCCGAGGAGGTCAGAGGAGACGGTTCTAGCAGGAAGCTCGGAACTCTAGTTATAAGAGGAGACACTGTAGTACTCATATCACCTCTCCAGGCCTGA
- a CDS encoding NAD(P)-dependent glycerol-1-phosphate dehydrogenase: MSIHEIKLPFIVVVGSRVLGKTAGVLEALGGRPGDLVGIVTGRSTFEVAGREVAENLKAGGFRVRVFEAGEASVGVAEKIAEQVRGENVSFVLGVGGGRSIDLAKFAAGKAGARMVSVPTAPSHDGIASPFASLKGLERPTSVYATTPSAIIADTGVISRSPRRLILAGVGDLLGKFTAVKDWRLAHRLKGEYYGEYAAQLALMSAKHVLRYHELIASGSEEGVRILVEALISSGVAMCIAGSSRPASGSEHLFSHALDILAPGRALHGEQVALGTILMLYLYGDRRWRLVRDVMRKIGLPTRADEIGIPVETIVKALTIAHKIRPERYTILGENGLTWEAAWRLVKETGVA; this comes from the coding sequence TTGAGTATACACGAGATAAAACTGCCGTTCATAGTCGTCGTCGGCAGTAGAGTACTCGGCAAGACCGCTGGTGTCCTGGAGGCCCTGGGCGGCCGGCCTGGCGACCTAGTGGGCATAGTCACGGGGAGGAGCACTTTCGAAGTCGCCGGTAGAGAGGTCGCGGAGAACCTGAAAGCCGGCGGCTTTAGGGTGAGGGTCTTCGAGGCAGGGGAGGCCAGCGTCGGTGTGGCAGAGAAGATCGCGGAGCAGGTGAGAGGAGAGAACGTGAGCTTCGTGCTGGGTGTTGGCGGTGGCAGGTCTATAGACTTGGCGAAGTTCGCGGCTGGGAAAGCGGGTGCCAGAATGGTGAGCGTCCCCACGGCCCCTAGTCACGACGGTATCGCGAGCCCCTTCGCGAGCTTAAAGGGCCTGGAGAGGCCGACCAGCGTGTATGCGACGACGCCCAGTGCTATTATCGCCGATACGGGCGTTATATCTAGATCGCCTAGGAGGCTGATACTAGCCGGGGTAGGGGACTTACTGGGGAAGTTCACGGCTGTTAAAGACTGGAGGCTCGCCCACAGGCTGAAGGGGGAGTACTACGGGGAGTACGCTGCCCAACTGGCACTAATGAGCGCTAAGCACGTCCTGAGGTACCACGAGCTGATCGCTAGCGGTAGCGAGGAGGGTGTAAGGATACTCGTAGAGGCTCTCATTAGTAGCGGGGTCGCCATGTGTATAGCTGGGTCGAGTAGGCCCGCGAGCGGTAGCGAGCACTTGTTCAGCCACGCACTAGACATACTAGCCCCGGGGCGAGCACTACACGGCGAGCAGGTCGCCCTCGGGACTATACTCATGCTCTACTTGTACGGGGATAGGAGGTGGAGGCTCGTCAGGGACGTCATGAGAAAGATAGGTCTGCCCACGAGAGCCGACGAGATAGGTATACCAGTCGAGACCATAGTCAAGGCTCTTACAATCGCTCACAAAATAAGGCCCGAGCGATACACTATACTCGGCGAAAACGGCTTGACGTGGGAGGCCGCTTGGAGGCTCGTTAAGGAGACTGGTGTCGCCTAG
- a CDS encoding FKBP-type peptidyl-prolyl cis-trans isomerase: protein MPFEKGDFLLVDYTVRVKETGNLVDTTDANTAKQENMYDETRVYGPTLVVLGKGWMNQFVEEEIMKMSEGEEKTIEVPPDKAYGDRDPNKVKIYSLREFTKRGYDVKVGDIVETESGRGVVKNISGGRVVVDFNHPLAGKVLVYKVKVVRKLADAKEKLLYLAVRHLGIPGEELKVDLDEASKRVTVSLPGKYISRRDLPYAKISLATDILETFKDAVNEVVFQEVIARKSEQSQKS from the coding sequence ATGCCATTCGAGAAAGGGGACTTCCTGTTAGTAGACTACACCGTGAGGGTTAAAGAGACGGGCAACCTCGTCGACACGACCGACGCGAACACGGCGAAGCAGGAGAACATGTACGACGAGACGAGGGTCTACGGCCCGACGCTAGTAGTCCTAGGGAAGGGGTGGATGAACCAGTTCGTCGAAGAAGAGATCATGAAGATGAGCGAAGGCGAGGAGAAGACTATTGAAGTCCCGCCTGATAAGGCCTACGGTGACAGAGACCCGAACAAGGTAAAGATCTACAGCCTTAGAGAGTTCACTAAGAGGGGCTACGACGTCAAGGTGGGAGACATAGTCGAGACGGAGTCCGGGAGAGGAGTAGTCAAGAACATAAGCGGGGGTAGGGTCGTAGTAGACTTCAACCACCCGCTAGCTGGTAAGGTGCTAGTGTACAAGGTCAAGGTCGTGAGGAAGCTCGCCGACGCCAAGGAAAAGCTCCTCTACCTCGCGGTTAGACACCTGGGTATACCCGGCGAGGAGCTCAAAGTAGACCTCGACGAGGCTTCGAAGAGAGTGACGGTTAGTCTCCCCGGCAAGTACATCAGCAGGAGGGACCTACCGTATGCCAAGATAAGCCTCGCCACGGACATCCTAGAGACGTTTAAGGACGCCGTCAACGAGGTCGTATTCCAAGAAGTGATCGCCAGGAAGTCCGAGCAGTCGCAGAAGAGCTAG
- the dnaG gene encoding DNA primase DnaG gives MSKYLIRARIQVDGIVEKHDIIGALFGQTEGLFGEQFDLKALQDKGRVGRIIVNMKTQGGKTVGEIQIPSNLDRVETALLAAMIEIVDRVGPYDAKVEVTEIVDLRIERLKKIMDRAVDILRRWGKEKTVDIKEILRDIQEMLKVPEPISYGKEELPAGPDVDKSDTVIIVEGRADVINLLRYGKTNVIAIGGARKVPDTVKELARKKKTIVFVDGDHIGDLILRELLRSIKVDLIARAPPGKEVEDLTGKDIEEALSKAVDYKTYLEELSKEGVKDAQQLLQAQERLRKETEEVTREEVVIPSTVVEDIKSLVGTLEAILYDSNWGKIKRIPTRDLVDELSNVQEGSVNAVVFDGIVTQRLLDKAVEKNVKILVGAKVGKITLKPPEVLVLTFSEFT, from the coding sequence ATGAGCAAGTACCTTATCAGGGCACGTATCCAGGTAGACGGCATCGTGGAGAAGCACGACATAATCGGCGCTCTCTTCGGTCAAACAGAGGGGTTGTTCGGCGAGCAGTTCGACTTGAAGGCCCTCCAGGACAAGGGCAGGGTGGGAAGGATAATAGTGAATATGAAGACCCAGGGCGGCAAGACTGTGGGGGAGATCCAGATACCGAGCAACCTCGACAGGGTCGAGACAGCACTACTGGCGGCCATGATCGAGATCGTCGATAGGGTAGGCCCCTACGATGCCAAAGTCGAGGTAACCGAGATAGTCGACCTGAGGATCGAGAGGCTCAAGAAGATAATGGACAGGGCTGTCGACATACTCAGGAGATGGGGTAAGGAGAAGACCGTTGACATAAAAGAGATACTGAGAGACATACAGGAGATGCTCAAAGTACCCGAGCCGATATCCTACGGTAAAGAAGAGCTTCCAGCAGGCCCCGACGTAGACAAGTCCGACACGGTGATAATTGTCGAGGGGAGAGCCGACGTCATAAACCTTCTGAGGTATGGTAAGACCAACGTCATAGCGATAGGCGGCGCGAGGAAAGTCCCCGACACGGTGAAAGAGCTGGCGAGGAAGAAGAAGACAATAGTCTTCGTGGACGGGGACCACATAGGCGACCTGATACTGAGAGAGTTGCTCAGGAGCATCAAGGTGGACCTGATCGCGAGAGCGCCGCCGGGCAAGGAGGTAGAGGACTTAACGGGCAAGGACATCGAGGAGGCATTGAGCAAGGCTGTGGACTACAAGACCTACCTCGAGGAGCTATCGAAAGAGGGCGTTAAGGACGCTCAGCAACTACTCCAGGCGCAAGAGAGGCTGAGGAAGGAGACCGAGGAGGTAACAAGGGAGGAGGTGGTGATACCCTCCACGGTCGTGGAGGACATAAAGTCCCTGGTAGGCACCCTCGAGGCTATCTTGTACGACAGTAACTGGGGTAAGATAAAGAGGATACCGACTAGAGACCTGGTAGACGAGCTGTCAAACGTGCAGGAGGGCTCGGTAAACGCGGTCGTGTTCGACGGTATCGTGACGCAGAGGCTCCTTGACAAGGCGGTGGAGAAAAACGTTAAGATACTCGTCGGGGCCAAAGTGGGCAAGATAACCCTTAAACCGCCCGAAGTACTAGTACTGACGTTCTCCGAGTTCACATAG
- a CDS encoding DNA-directed DNA polymerase → MKIEFYMLDDTYEVVGNEPHVLIYGVTRDGRRVVLRDRRFRPYFYVVLSPDADPDTVAKKIKALSETSSPIIDVSVVDKKYFGRPVKALKVTTVIPESVRRYREKVKGVQGVAYVLEADIRFSLRYVLDHGLRPCGWHVAEVTEIPKKPGLRVDAEYEVTGPIESLEDSTPPRDLRILAFDIETYTKTGSPKPSQDPVIIIGVMNDKGELRSFTSDGLDDKKVIQEFVKYVQEYDPDIIVGYNSDAFDWPYLLERAKRVGVKLEVTRRLGVEPQTSTYGHVSIQGRLNVDLYRFAEEIPEIKVKSLDVVAEYLGVMKRSERTLVEYTDFPKYWDDPSKRGVLVKYNQDDVRSTMGLAEKFLPFAMQLSYVTRLPLDQVGAASVGNRLEWFLMYEAMKAGELIPNREEKEAEPYKGAVVLQPVRGIHDNVAVLDFSSMYPNLMIKYNVGPDTIERAGECDVGTHNIAPEVGHCFRREPPGFFKDVLTKLLELRKSIRSEMKKYKPDTVEYRILDERQRAIKILANATYGYMGWVGARWYCRECAEAVTAWGRATITNVIKYAEGLGLKVIYGDTDSIFVKYDKEKVDKLIKYVEEELGLEIKIDKLYTRVFFTEAKKRYAGLLEDGRVDIVGFEAVRGDWAEIAKEVQEEITEILLKDGDLNKAIEYVRSVVSQVKSGSVPVEKLVIWKTLTKRPEEYSAEAPHVSAARKLMKRGVRVDINDKIGYVVVKGAGKISDRAEPYIFVKDPKSVDDAYYVDHQIIPAAMRILEYFGVSEAQLKKTSQQAPSQKSLLDFLKQKKN, encoded by the coding sequence ATGAAGATAGAGTTCTACATGCTCGACGACACCTACGAGGTCGTCGGGAACGAGCCGCACGTCCTCATCTACGGTGTTACCAGGGACGGGAGAAGGGTCGTCCTGAGGGACAGGCGTTTCAGGCCCTACTTCTACGTCGTACTGTCGCCCGACGCCGACCCCGACACCGTCGCGAAGAAAATCAAGGCCCTCTCCGAGACGTCCTCGCCCATTATAGACGTGAGCGTCGTGGACAAGAAGTACTTTGGCAGGCCCGTCAAAGCCCTCAAAGTCACGACCGTGATACCGGAGAGTGTTAGGAGGTACAGAGAGAAGGTCAAGGGCGTACAGGGGGTCGCCTACGTTCTCGAGGCGGACATCAGGTTCAGCCTGAGGTACGTCCTAGACCACGGGCTTAGACCGTGCGGCTGGCACGTAGCAGAGGTCACCGAGATCCCAAAGAAGCCCGGCCTGAGAGTAGACGCCGAGTACGAGGTGACCGGCCCGATCGAGTCGCTCGAGGACTCAACACCGCCCCGCGACTTGAGGATACTCGCCTTCGACATCGAGACGTACACGAAGACGGGCAGCCCCAAGCCCAGCCAAGACCCCGTCATCATCATTGGAGTAATGAACGACAAGGGGGAGCTGAGGTCCTTCACCTCGGACGGCCTAGACGACAAGAAGGTCATACAGGAGTTCGTCAAGTACGTACAGGAGTACGACCCCGACATAATCGTAGGCTACAACTCCGACGCCTTCGACTGGCCGTACCTGCTGGAGAGAGCCAAGAGAGTAGGCGTCAAACTAGAGGTCACCCGCAGACTGGGCGTGGAGCCCCAGACCAGCACTTACGGGCACGTGAGTATACAGGGCAGGCTTAACGTGGACCTCTACAGGTTCGCGGAGGAGATACCCGAGATAAAGGTGAAGAGCCTCGACGTGGTCGCGGAGTACCTAGGCGTGATGAAGAGGAGCGAGAGGACTCTAGTCGAGTACACCGACTTCCCGAAGTACTGGGACGACCCGTCGAAGAGAGGAGTGCTCGTGAAGTACAACCAAGACGACGTTAGGTCTACCATGGGCTTAGCCGAGAAGTTCCTGCCCTTCGCGATGCAGCTGTCCTACGTAACGAGGCTCCCGCTAGACCAGGTGGGCGCGGCAAGTGTCGGTAACAGGCTAGAGTGGTTCCTGATGTACGAGGCGATGAAGGCGGGGGAGCTGATACCCAACAGGGAGGAGAAGGAGGCCGAGCCGTACAAGGGCGCCGTGGTCCTCCAGCCCGTTAGAGGCATACACGACAACGTAGCCGTGCTAGACTTCTCCAGTATGTACCCCAACCTGATGATCAAGTACAACGTGGGCCCCGACACCATTGAGAGAGCGGGCGAGTGCGATGTCGGGACCCACAACATAGCACCCGAGGTAGGGCACTGCTTCAGGAGAGAGCCGCCCGGCTTCTTCAAGGACGTCTTGACTAAACTACTCGAGCTAAGGAAGTCTATTAGGAGCGAGATGAAGAAGTACAAGCCCGACACCGTGGAGTACAGGATACTGGACGAAAGGCAGAGAGCTATCAAGATACTGGCCAACGCGACGTACGGCTACATGGGCTGGGTCGGGGCCAGGTGGTACTGCCGCGAGTGCGCTGAGGCCGTGACAGCCTGGGGTAGGGCCACGATCACCAACGTCATCAAGTACGCAGAGGGGCTAGGCCTGAAGGTCATATACGGCGACACGGACTCGATCTTCGTCAAGTACGACAAGGAGAAGGTCGACAAGCTCATCAAGTACGTGGAAGAGGAGCTCGGCTTAGAGATCAAGATCGACAAGCTCTACACCAGGGTCTTCTTCACAGAGGCGAAAAAGAGGTACGCAGGGCTCCTCGAGGACGGGCGCGTCGACATAGTGGGCTTCGAGGCTGTCAGGGGCGACTGGGCCGAAATAGCCAAGGAGGTCCAGGAGGAGATAACCGAGATACTGTTGAAAGACGGCGACTTGAACAAGGCCATCGAGTACGTGAGGAGCGTCGTGAGCCAGGTCAAGTCCGGGAGTGTACCAGTAGAGAAGCTAGTAATATGGAAGACCCTGACCAAGAGGCCTGAGGAGTACTCGGCTGAGGCCCCCCACGTGTCGGCCGCTAGAAAGCTGATGAAGAGAGGAGTCCGCGTCGACATCAACGACAAGATCGGCTACGTGGTCGTGAAGGGGGCCGGCAAGATATCCGACAGGGCCGAGCCGTACATATTCGTGAAGGACCCCAAGTCGGTTGACGACGCGTACTACGTAGACCACCAGATAATACCCGCCGCTATGAGAATACTCGAGTACTTCGGGGTGTCCGAGGCGCAGTTGAAGAAGACTTCGCAACAGGCCCCTAGCCAGAAGAGCCTGCTAGACTTCCTGAAACAGAAGAAAAACTAG
- a CDS encoding threonine synthase, producing the protein METGFSWFCPKCGFREEFGKSYYYKCPKCGGPLTISTSKRYELSEGKGLYKFKSVLPVLPYKYTGEGGTPLVEVVEEGVNVWFKLEYTNPSGSFKDRGTSLSLAYAKRLGYTKVVDDSSGNTAISISLYSRVLGLKPVLFVPKTAPEGKKRALRFLGATLYESESRGAASVDVVKYVERNPGTYYVAHTWSYFYVLGAATISFEVFEEAGVPDYVIAPIGSGGLLLGLTHGFKTLLEQGLTTKMPRVIGVQGYSAQPVSVALKGVETPGEDSSLADGIMVPNPPRLGEIVEAIKETGGDVYLVGNSEIREAWSKLIDQGFLVEPTSAAAYAVLQKLKSRLQGKTVLIPLTGSGLKIISQA; encoded by the coding sequence ATGGAGACGGGCTTCTCCTGGTTTTGTCCCAAGTGCGGTTTTAGAGAGGAGTTTGGCAAGTCCTACTACTACAAGTGCCCGAAGTGTGGAGGCCCCCTGACGATCTCTACTAGCAAGAGATACGAGTTGTCCGAGGGTAAGGGCCTCTACAAGTTCAAGAGCGTTCTCCCCGTCCTCCCGTACAAGTACACCGGTGAGGGGGGTACACCCCTAGTCGAGGTCGTTGAGGAAGGGGTAAACGTGTGGTTTAAACTCGAATACACGAACCCTAGCGGTAGCTTCAAGGACAGGGGTACGAGCCTATCCCTCGCATACGCTAAGAGGCTGGGGTACACGAAGGTCGTTGACGACTCCTCCGGTAACACCGCTATATCCATATCGCTCTACTCCCGTGTACTCGGGCTAAAGCCCGTCCTCTTCGTGCCCAAGACCGCGCCTGAGGGCAAGAAGAGGGCTCTCAGGTTCCTCGGGGCCACGCTCTACGAGTCGGAGAGTAGGGGGGCCGCGAGCGTGGACGTGGTTAAGTACGTTGAGAGAAACCCCGGCACGTACTACGTGGCTCACACCTGGAGCTACTTCTACGTGTTAGGTGCCGCCACCATCTCCTTCGAGGTATTCGAGGAGGCTGGGGTACCGGACTACGTGATAGCCCCCATAGGCTCGGGGGGCCTACTACTAGGGCTGACACACGGCTTCAAGACGCTCCTCGAACAAGGCCTGACGACCAAGATGCCCAGGGTGATAGGCGTACAGGGCTACAGCGCCCAACCAGTCAGCGTAGCTCTCAAGGGTGTCGAGACGCCCGGAGAGGACTCCAGCCTAGCCGACGGCATAATGGTCCCCAACCCTCCCAGGCTTGGCGAGATCGTAGAAGCGATCAAGGAGACGGGTGGAGACGTCTACCTGGTGGGCAACAGCGAAATCAGGGAGGCGTGGTCTAAGCTAATAGACCAGGGCTTCCTCGTAGAGCCGACCTCGGCAGCCGCGTACGCAGTACTCCAGAAGCTGAAGAGCAGGCTCCAGGGCAAGACAGTGCTGATACCCCTCACCGGCTCGGGGCTGAAGATAATATCGCAGGCCTAG
- a CDS encoding 50S ribosomal protein L37e, which translates to MVKGTTAMGKHGRSKTHIRCRRCGRHSFNVAKGYCAACGFGRSKRIRRYSWANKKVNRVRIV; encoded by the coding sequence ATGGTCAAAGGAACAACGGCAATGGGTAAACACGGTAGGAGCAAGACGCACATCAGGTGTAGGAGGTGCGGGAGGCACAGTTTCAACGTGGCCAAGGGCTACTGTGCTGCCTGCGGATTCGGTAGGAGCAAGAGGATTAGGAGGTATAGCTGGGCTAACAAGAAGGTCAACAGGGTTAGGATAGTCTAA
- a CDS encoding DUF1947 domain-containing protein has translation MLRHPLSKKEKRGLLQELSAKFGFLGLDVEQPLEHGRDEDGEYIIVGRSIALVKTGDKWFPALRYVLERGLKPSPGIYVDRGATNALLRGADLMAPGVRRVEGNFSKDDIVFVYDEESGKPVALGVALYSSDELKSLNRGKVVKVIHFVGDKFFNKKV, from the coding sequence ATGCTGCGACACCCGTTGTCCAAAAAGGAGAAGAGGGGCCTACTCCAGGAGTTGTCGGCCAAGTTCGGGTTTCTCGGGCTAGACGTAGAGCAACCTCTCGAGCACGGTAGAGACGAGGACGGGGAGTACATCATAGTGGGCAGGAGCATAGCCCTGGTCAAGACAGGGGACAAGTGGTTCCCCGCACTAAGGTATGTGCTGGAGAGGGGTCTCAAGCCGAGCCCGGGTATCTACGTCGACAGAGGCGCCACCAACGCGCTTCTCCGCGGCGCCGACCTCATGGCACCTGGTGTGAGGAGAGTCGAGGGCAACTTCAGTAAAGACGACATAGTCTTCGTATACGACGAGGAGTCGGGTAAGCCAGTGGCCCTCGGCGTTGCGCTCTACTCCTCAGACGAGCTCAAGTCGTTGAACCGGGGTAAAGTAGTGAAGGTAATCCACTTCGTTGGCGACAAGTTCTTCAACAAGAAGGTCTAG